A window of the Diorhabda carinulata isolate Delta chromosome 1, icDioCari1.1, whole genome shotgun sequence genome harbors these coding sequences:
- the LOC130903408 gene encoding protein jagunal: MASKGLYYTPPGTDGSEHEHRQRVASRYQTSALNKSRLKWCIFFHYILFFVMLAKLSADILDKLDIFILEIEELDIPKPLRWEYLWCISLLLSFMALEAIKKNKISLIRNYMIGLVLFGFLPLVYAFSYYLPDVLVYVLHEEEYEIEEIHMWRGYPYGMLWYAFILLATQVHIFSMFFSWNLFKAWKRKVDRTD; encoded by the exons ATGGCTTCTAAAGGGTTATATTACACTCCTCCTGGTACAGACGGATCGGAACATGAACATAGACAACGAGTCGCTAGTCGCTATCAAACAAG CGCTTTAAATAAGTCGAGACTGAAATGGTGCATCTTCTTCCATTATATACTATTCTTTGTGATGCTTGCTAAGCTCTCAGCTGATATACTGgataaattagatattttcattCTGGAAATTGAAGAACTTGATATCCCAAAG cCTCTACGTTGGGAATATCTATGGTGCATAAGCTTGCTGTTATCCTTCATGGCTTTAGAAGCCATTAAGAAGAATAAGATATCTTTAATAAGAAATTACATGATTGGACTGGTTCTGTTTGGATTTCTGCCTCTAGTTTATgctttttcttattatttgccCGATGTTTTAGTTTATGTCTTGCATGAAGAAGAATATGAGATTGAGGAAATCCATATGTGGCGG GGCTATCCATATGGTATGCTGTGGTATGCATTTATTCTGTTGGCAACACAAGTTCACATATTTTCCATGTTCTTTTCTTGGAATTTGTTCAAAGCTTGGAAACGCAAAGTTGACAGAACTGATTAA